One genomic window of Nicotiana sylvestris chromosome 10, ASM39365v2, whole genome shotgun sequence includes the following:
- the LOC138880202 gene encoding uncharacterized protein — MLERVLQNQEKSNISMRNTNELVGSHTAFIQKFEMQMRDLSREQNLKQKWTLSSDTIANPKGSGSGPTSQVMAITTRSGKVLQGEGEQVVEVEEFEQGVEVEEPSVVEVEKILEDLQVQKENREEVKEKVKETPKTLPPIPRPPPLFPQRLSRKVDDSKLEKFYNILKQLSMNTPFVEAFQEMSGFAKYLKDLITKKRTTKNEVVNVTHRVSSIIATSTVQKKEDPGAFTILCTIGTHDFVRALCDNGASINLMPLAIYKKVGLGIPRTTSMRLQMTDHSIK, encoded by the coding sequence ATGCTTGAACGAgtattgcaaaatcaagagaAGTCCAACATTTCTATGAGGAATACGAACGAGCTTGTTGGTTCTCATACCGCATTCATTCAAAAATTTgagatgcaaatgagagaccTCTCTAGGGAACAAAATCTGAAGCAAAAATGGACACTTTCAAGTGATACAATTGCGAACCCCAAGGGTAGTGGGAGTGGTCCAACTTCTCAAGTCATGGCAATTACTACTCGGAGTGGGAAGGTACTACAAGGAGAGGGTGAACAAGTGGTTGAGGTAGAAGAGTTCGAACAAGGGGTTGAGGTTGAAGAGCCAAGTGTTGTCGAAGTTGAGAAGATTCTAGAAGATTTGCAAGTGCAAAAAGAGAACCGAGAAGAGGTAAAGGAAAAGGTTAAAGAGACACCAAAAACTCTTCCACCTATTCCTAGACCCCCTCCTCTATTCCCTCAAAGACTCTCTAGGaaggttgatgatagcaaactTGAAAAGTTCTACAACATTCTCAAGCAATTATCGATGAATACCCCATTTGTagaagcatttcaagagatgtCGGGTTTcgctaaatatttgaaagacttgattaccaagaagagaaccaccaaaaatgaagtggtgaatgtgactcaccgggttagttccatcattgcaacatccactgttcaaaagaaagaagacccgGGAGCTTTCACCATTCTTTGTACCATTGGGACACATGATTTTGTAAGAGCCCTTTGTGATAATGGGGCTAGCATCAACTTGATGCCTCTTGCCATTTACAAGAAAGTAGGGTTAGGTATTCCAAGGACAACaagtatgagattgcaaatgacCGATCATTCCATCAAATGA